A stretch of DNA from Hippopotamus amphibius kiboko isolate mHipAmp2 chromosome 5, mHipAmp2.hap2, whole genome shotgun sequence:
TTTTTCCCTACCCTTTAACTGGGAATGTCAAAAATACATACGAGCAAGGGCTGCGGGGACTTGTGTGCTAAGTCAGCAGCAGAGACAAGTGTCCAATGCAGACTAAACCTGCATTTGTTTCGGCGGCAGCAGCGCCGGAGTTACGAGAGTTGCCCTCGAAGGGCAGGAAAggcagctgggggtgggtggaagTGCTCAGACTCGAAAAACAGGTGATCGTGCATTCTTTCAGCATGTGCAAAATATGCATCGAATTATTTACACAATGCCTGCAGCTGTTTGGGAGGCTACACTGGCCAGCCGCAGGTACTAATTTAAAGTCCGACCCCGCCCTGCCCACATGCACATGTGCTTGCATGCGctagcacgcacacacacacatacacacacacacacatacacatggagAGCTCTGGAATCGCCAAAGATGTAAGGATGCTGCAAAGCTTGGTCCGAATGTATCTATGCCACAGTACCTCTCTCCCTCAAAGGATGAAAtttcccagcagcagcagctgttgCACAACCATGGGTGGCATTTCACTTAGGAAAGAACAGGCAGGTACACTGCAAAGCGTAAAGGTCTGGGATTCGCAGTTGCCTCTGTCATTTGTCCTCCTCTAATCTTCAGAGGGGTGTGACTGACTGTTGTTGGTGATGAGACATTCCTGCCTGAGATTAAATCAAAACTGAACCCATTTGCCTCAAAAGATAACGAACTTGATTAGGAGGAGTCGGGCTCAGGGGGGTGGGAAACATGGGGCGTGCTGTCTAAGGGGTGTGGGGTTTCTCCTGGGGGATGACcctgttctaaaattgactgtagCGAtaattgcacaactctgtgaatatattcaaagccactgaattgcacaccTTAAAGAAGTGAATTATATgctatgtgaattacatctcaatacagctgttaaaaaaacaaaggatAAGCTCAGATGTGAAGGCAACTCACTCAATTCCTTTGACAGCAATGGAGCTCGCAGTTATCTCAGGCACTGCTTTACCTGTATAAAGAGTGggaatgaggacttccctggaggtccagtggttaggactccatgctcccaatgcaggggcacaggtttgacccccgattggggaactaagatcccacacgcctcgcagcacgaacaaaataataaataaataagaaataaataagaaaataaataaataaatttattaaaaaaaaaaaaaagaatgggaatggCTAGGTGCTTCTTTCTTAAAGACTTGTGTATTAGCAGTACTCTCCTTTGCAAAACATCCAGTGTGTCTCTGCCAAAGGAAGGCATCATGGTTCTCCAAAGGCTGATACATTTCCACTGACCTTTCTGCTCCTCCTGCACGTCTGGCCTCATCTGAGATGGCCTTGTCCGTGATGTCTGGAGCATTCTCCTCAGAAACCAACGGTAAGGTAGGTAGGCCAGGTCCAGGGCTCTCTCTGGGATAATGtaaagaaagcaataaatatttaaaagggcATTTCTCTCCAGGTCCTATTGAAAAGCGCATTTCCCAACTAAAGCTTCAAGTGGCTACTTCACGAAAATctctagaaaaaaatgagctTCAGGCAGTGAAAGGCTTTGCGATGCTTTGGGATCATTTAGGTCTCTCTGCATACGTAAATCCAGATTCAAAAGCAGATGTGTCTGGACTCCAGAAAAACATCTGATTGACCATAACTTATGACCCCATAGTGCACTGCCAGCCCGTAAACATTTCATGCTTTGCAAACGGTTTCagttagaagaattaaagaacacaaGGAAAGGAATAGGATGTGTTAAACAGACAGCTCCCACGCCTCCAAACCATTTCTCACATTTTTCAGAATCTCAGCACATCCAGAGATTGTAAGCAGATAAGTTTAAACAATTAGACATGCAAAATTTAGCTTCTTAAAAACCACCCATCTTTatgactgactttttaaaatcaggtgGGAATCACTTTTGAGGCTGACCCCAGATTCCCAtggaaattcattcttttaagtaCCTCTCAGTGTTGAGTGCTTCTGGATCCAGGTCTTGCAGCTTCAGGTCCTGAGTTTCGTCAGGTTCTGGAGGTGAGGAGACACGTACCTTCCCATCCCCAGCAGGAGCGGAGAGCTCAGGCCCAGGCTTCTCCTCAGCCTGCGGGTGCCTGGCCGGGCTGTCTCCGCTCAGGGCAGCTGCAGCCTCCATCCTCAGAGCCCCTTCGGAGCAGCCTGGGTCCCCATGGCTTCCTGGGGGCACCAAGACACAAGCCACACTGGAGAACATTCTCGTAGTACCTGTTTCAGGCAGGTCGTCAGACACACGTGCCTCAGTCTCAGCTGTGCTCAAAGGGATGTCACACGCCGCTTCCCTAGCAGCTCCTGCTCCCGAGCCGGGCTCCAGGGGAGTGTCTGCCACTTCCCCAGCTCGTGGCTCCAGGGCGCTCTGGGTGCCCAGGGCACTCTGTGTTTCCGAGATCCCAGCGGCACCTCCATGCTTCTTCTCACCCCTAAGTGCGTCTGGGGTACAGGGCTCGCTGATGGCCTTGGCCACAGTCAGAATGTCCCCATGGGGAGAAGATGCCCCCTGGGCAGAGGTGGACACTGGCATGTCCCCCAGAGCCCCTGGGTGAGAAAAGCCCTGGGCACCATCTTCTCTGGGTTGACTGTCATGGCCGGATGGTCCCTGCTGCTGTCTTTCAGAAGGAATTCCATCGTCGTGAACTAAGTCCCCTTCTCCCCGGCTCTGGGAAGCCACCTGCAAGTCAGCAACGGGAATCTCTGGAGAGGTCGCCTGTGAAGACAGACTGGAAGCAGGTTCCTGCCGGCTGCTTTCCTGCGGCGCGTGGGCCTGGCCTCCAAGCCCCGGCCAGCCTTCCCCGGCGCCCTCCAGCTTCTTGCTTTCTGTCAGCATCTGTGGGGCCCCGCTCGTCTCCTTCCCCGCACTGGCACCTGGCGGGTTCTGCTCTGCAGCTGGCCGTGCTAGCCCCAGCAGCTTCTCTGGAGCTGACTCCTGGGGACTCAGATGAGAAATCTCAGCCTCTACAGCCaactcttgcttcttctccttTGAGGGCACCCAGAGTTctgcaggaggggtggggagaggggtgatGGCCACTCCTTGAGTCCCATCTGGAAGCTTCTCGGGGCTTGGCACGGCGAGGTCCTTGCCCATCACACGCTTCCCAGCTCCTGCCTTTTCTCCCAGTGTGCTCTGGGGCCGGTCAGCGGTCAGGGCTCCAAGCACTGACTTCTCAAAGATCTTGGTGATGTGCTCCCTGAAGTCAGGGAAGTCCGTGATCATACCGGTCTGCTTGGAGCCTGTGTCTACACCAGCTGATGCTCCCCTCCTGGGATCCTTGGGAAGGTCTACCATCCTCTCCCCGCTGCGCTCTCTCTCCCTTGTTGCATCACCTGTCGTGCTCTCCTCACTTGCAGGGCATGCTGGAAGTTCACTGGGCTTGGCTTTTGACACTTTCTCCTCCCCTGTGGTCTGGGAACCCTTGGCCAGAAATGGCATCCTGTCCAGGTAGGGCATGGAGTCCATGGGTGCCTCAAAGGTCCCAGCTTTGGGGCTTGAGCTGCTGGCTTGCGCTGCAGAGATTTCCCCACCTGCAGTTCCTGCTtgcaagagggaggcaggggagccaGCAGACACCTTAGCGGAGGAGGCATTTTCCAAGACAAGCAGGGGCTCCCTTATAGGACAAGGGCTTTCACCAGGAGTTCTGGGGCCTTGAGATGAAACAGCTTTCACGCCACTGTCTTCCGCCCCTTTCCTGGCAGCACCCTTGATATGCAGGTAAGGAGTGTCAGGAGCAGCCGCTTCTGGTGGCCCAGATGGCAGGAGCCTCTTTGGGTCGGGGACAGGCTGGGCTGCAGAAATATCCACTACGCCCTCAGGAATCCCACCCAGCGCTTGCGCCGGCAGCCAGGCATCCTGGCAGCTGGCAGAGGGCTGCTCGGCTTGGCAAGGCTCACCTAGGGCAGAGGTAGAAGCTTCCTCCTCAGTGGAGAGGCACTGCTCTGTCCAGAGGAAGCCACCACTCGGAGCAGCTTCTCCTGGCTCCCCCGGAGCCCGCTGTGTCCCCAGGTCTCCTCTGTCAGCGTTCCCACCCGTCTCAGCAGTCCCAGCATCTGCACCTTGATCCTCGGCTGATGGGAAACTTCCAGGAAGCTTTGGGGCCTCTGCATCCGAGGCAGTGGGGCACTCCATTTCCTCCTGTGGGGCCAGCTCTGATTGCTGCCTGTCATCCTGGGTTTCATCACCTGTGTCTCTCTCTGGAGCCTCCTGGGCGGGTGTGACTCTGGGGCTGGCAGGTGCTGGAGGCGGCGGGCAGTGAGCAGCCTCCAGGAGAGGTACGGAGTCAGGCCGACAAGGCGGGGCCCCCACTGTGTTTCCActtgctttctctgtcttacCCAAGTCCCGGAGCGGGGGCCGAGCGTCAGCTGCTTCAGAAATGCCTGCATCCCCGAGACGTGCTTCTCCATGCTGGCTGCCAGCTTTCAGCCCGTCAACCAGCTCCTGTTGGGACTTGTTTGGTCCCTGCCCAGCACAGCAACTTTCCTTTCTGCTCAAGCTATCTGCAAGAGTAGAGTCTTGTAAGGTGTCTGCTGCAGCAGGTGTGCTCCTGGACGGCTCACTGCCACTGCATCCTCCCTCTCGTCCATCCTCCCCTAGTACAGGCAACTTCGGTCTCATGAGTGCTGACAACTCTGACTGCTCTGTCGTAGGATTCTCCAGAACTGTGTCCCCGGGAGCTGAACCTGGAGCATCAAACAGACTGCCTTTGGAGAGCTCACTTTGAAGTTCTGATTCAGAAGTCTGCTCCTTTCCTCCATGAGTTGGCAAGCTCATACCTTCCCAGGATGCCACAGGTGTGTGGATTTGGGGAGAATCTGCACCCAGGTTCTTAAAATCTGCATCATCTGGGTAAGTCTCTTTCTCGCCTTCACACTGTTGGGACTTCTCCCTGAGCGTATCGAAGATGGATGCTTCTGGGTCCGTTTGGGACAGCTGGAGATGGTTCTCAGGACAGAGTGAGGGCCTCTCGGATGCAGCTACTTGTAACCCATTGTCCCCTGGGCAGGACGGGTTTCCCTGCTGATCTTGCTCCAGGCTGAGTGTTGGGAGCCCAGAGTCCACTGCCAAGTTCTCCTCCTCAGGGGGAGGTGGCCCATCGGCGTGGACTTCCTGTCCAGCTGTGTCACGGCCCAGCCCACGGGGGTCTGGGGGTGTCAGCAAGCCCTCCCCATCACGGCTGCTGGGCGTCTGCACAGATGGGTGGCTCGTCATCTTTATTTCAGATGTGCTCTCCGCCTCCTGGGCTTTGGGGACGACCTCTATAACAGGAGTTGACAGGAAATCTGATTTCTCAGCTTCTAAAGCAGGAAGAGAGTCCATTCTTCCCAATCCCCCCACGTCCTGAAGGGTGTCAGGATATTTGGTCTGCAGTCCCGGCCCCTCCCAGACAGCTCCCTCGGGAGAAACTTGTTCACCGGCTCCATCCGGCCCAGAGGGCGGGCGGAGATCCTGCTCGTGGAGCTGGTGCAAGGAGCCGGATGCGTGGACCACCTGGGCTTCTCCCATCATCCCGCAGGCCAACGAACTCCAAGCTGCATTTGATGGAGAACCGGGCCTGTCCAcatgcccagggacttcccttctGAGTGGCTGTGCTGAGGCCATGCTGGGAAGGCCTTTGCTCTCCGCATCACTAGTTAGCTGTGAAACCTTGTCCTTTTCCACCTCTGGGTCAGCCTTACAGCCGCAGGCCTCGGGTTGCCCTCCCCGAAGGTTCCCAGGATCTACACCCTCAGGTGACTCTGAGGCTGCTTCCTGCCCTCCAGGGTCAGCCCCAGGTAGTCTGCTTTCCTCCTTAGCTACAGCTAGGCCTTCAGGGACCTTGGCTTCATCCTTTGGCTCTGGTGACCTTCTGGCACTTTCATCTGATGCACTGGGAGCGGGAAGAGGCAGAACCCCGTGTTGGACTTCGTGGCTTTGCTCCCTATTCCAgagctctcccctctcctccggGGGCAAAGGGGCaggaagctctctggggtctccttctggaccctcttcctctcctccaaggGCTGATGCGTGCTTCTCCTGTCCTGCCAACTCTGCTTCTGCCCGCTTTTCACCCAGATCTGTAAGAACAGGCATCTCAGCCCCGGAAACCATCTCCCTGGGTTGTTCTGCAGCAACAGAGGCCTGAGCAACGGGCTGTGAAGTGAGGCTTGAAGCTGGACTTGTTTCCCCAGTCGCTGCGCGTGGGGCAGGCTCAGGGCTCACAAGCGGGCCCCCCTCGGGTTGGTCTCCTCGACCCCCTGTCTGCGAGTGACCCCGAGCATCAGGGGCACCCAGAGTCTCCTCCCAAGAGCCGTTGGCCCCCATGGCCAATGCAGGACCCGGTGAATCCCAGGGCAGCTCTGCAGGCAGCAGATGCGCTCCTATTTGCTGCTGGGAAGCCGTCTTCGCTTCGGCTTCTTGGGCAGCCCCTGAACTGCTCCCGGTGGGAGGGCAGGCCCCAGGGAATCCCGAGTCTTCCGTGAAATCCTGAGGCAGGCCCTCCACTTGGCATTTGGGGGCTGGATCTTGAGGGGTTGGGGTCTCAGATTTTGGGGAAGACTCCCCCAGGTTAGCTGAGCTCTCTTGGCCTGGTTGGGCTGCAGCAGGGGCCTTGGGGGCTTCCTGCCCAGAGTCTGGCAGGGGAAAGCCACCTGCAGCCTCTTTCCCTTGGGAGCCAAAACCACCAGGTTGGCCATCCTCTCCACACAGCTGCACCCTCATCGGCTCTTCAGGAGCAGCTGGTGAAATTCCCAGCAACTGGTCAATGGCACTGGAGGAAGACAGTTTCTGCTCCTCTTTGTCCTTTGGGCCTCTCTCTCTTCCGGAGCTGGGGGTGACTGCAACCACCCTGCTCTGAGTAGAGCTGTCCCCCTCAGGGACAAAGGCTGCTGGGGAATGTCCTGGGGCATCTGGGGAAAGTTCCCCCTGGGGGTGTTGAACCAGGGACCGATCTTCAGGTTCTGCTTCTGGGCTTGCCAAGCAACCTTCCGGGGGACCCTCAGCAAAGGGCACGGAGGCCCAGAGACTCTGCAGCTCCCAGGGCTCCAGTGGGCTGGGCAGTGGAGAATCTTCTGGGCCCCTGGCTTCCCGTGGGTGCTTCCTTGGCTCAGTCACTTCTGGGGACACGGTGCAGAGATCGGAGCTGGCAGCACTCTCAGAAGCGGAACGGGAACCTCCGTGCCCCACGCTGCcaacaatgaaaacaattaaTGTTTTATCAATTCTCAAGGATGCCAAGGACAGAGCCACAGCACAGGCAGAATTACCCACCCTGCTCCCCACTAAAGGCCACAACACACACCATCCTGGTGCAGCTCATCCTCTCCATGAAAAgacaccccccatcccacccgtCCCATAACCACTACACGTGCCCTCACTCTCTCCAAAAATCAGTGCAGAAAATCTCAGACATCCAGTCTGAGGCTTTCCACACTGATCAGTGGTGAATAGGGAAATATGGTAACTAATGCATAACTGTCAAAAATGCAGGAAACTCAGAACATTTTTAATAAGTGTAAACCATAATAAAGGATTTGGATGAGTTCTGTCTCTTCTACAAAGAGGTCCTGAACATTCCTGGGGCTCCTTAGACACCCAGGAAAAAGGCAAACATGAGCCAAGTCATGCTTCGAAATAAAGAGCTATTCTTGACAAAAAGTTGACTGGATTATTTTCATTCAATTGGTGGTACTGTGAGGCGTAATCCAGAAATCAATTCTATTTAGCTGCGGAATTTCTTCATATGATCTATACATGAAATTCCTGGGAGCTGAATTACCTTCATACCCGTATATGTCTCAACTTGAACTTGCTTTGCTGTACAATGTGTACAGAAAAACTGTGAACATGCAGGAAACTTGGGGGAACACGGCTCAGAATCATGGACTTGCTCTAGATCATCAACTATCCAGTTATTGTAAAATAGCTTATCACATGCCATATTGGACTGTGTTTCCCAATTCCACATAGTTTTAACTAAgtgcatttttaaactttaaaaataatatgaggccaatacaaaattttgaaaatgtagaaaaagtGCTTGCCACTTGAAGTGTTCCAatgaatttcctttatttttttcctatacaaCTCTCTAGGGGgtgtaatttttgttatttttatgtagCTGTGATTCTATATGCATGTTATGATCATATATCTTTCAGTATCAAAAGAAATTGCTCAAGGCAAAGTTAACAGAAGTACGGTTTTTCTAAGGCTTTTACCATGTTCTTTAAAACTACTACAGGGAGGGAAATTTATGGAATCTTCTTGTAGctgttacatacacacatattcacaTATTCATAGACTCACAGTGTTTTGGTTATGACCAGAGGAAAGATTCTACTCTACACGTTCACTACCAAAATCCTAGCTTCCCATGCAGGGCaatgcatatacattcatttatgaGATGCATATAGTGGGAAGATGAAGTACATTTCtgttaaaatttagaaatatgtgTTATGGACTGAGTTGTGTTCATGtaaaaatccatatgttgaagtcctaatgtATAATGTGACTGTATCTGGACACAGGGCCTTTAAGAAGGTTAATTAAGGTTAAAcgaggtcatgagagtggggtCCTAATCCAGTAGGACTGAGGTCCTTATGAGACGAGGAAGAGAGGcccccctggtggcgcagtggttatgaatctgcctgccagtgcaggggacacgggtttgatccatggtccaggaaggtcccacacgcctcagagcaactaagcccatgagccacaactactgagcccatctgccacaactactgaagcccatgcgcctaaagcccatactccacaagagaagccactgcaatgagaatcccacgcaccacaacgaagagtagccaccagctcgctgcaactagagaaagcctgtgcacagcaatgatgACTCAATGCaacctcttcttctttttttaattaaaaaagaagaagaagaggaagagacaccaggagtCACTCATACGACAAAAAGGCCATGAGCAGACACAGCGAGAAAgcaccatctacaagccaagaagaaaGGTCTCagcagaaaccaaccctgccagcaccCTAATCTTGAAATTCCctaactgtgaaaaaataaatttctgttgttgaaaccACCCAGTGTGTGGTCTTCTGTCATGGCAGTGTGAACAGACTAAAACAATAGGTACGTTGGGTATTTACTGTACTatcctttcaacattttaaagatttcaaattttccaaaatgaaaagttgGTAAAATAATAATGGAAGAAATGTATTGGACATCAGTGCTTTACACggatcatctcatttaaccctacCAACAGCCATGCAAGATAGACATCATCActgccatttcacagataagaaccctgagaacagagaggttaagcttGAACGTGATGAGCCACAATCTTCTTATTTACTCTATGCTGCCGCCCAAAGTGAAAACTTCCATGGAGGGAGACAGTGTTTGCATCCcccaaattcaaatgttgaaaacTCATcctcaaggtgatggtattaggagatggggtctttgggaggtgattaggtcatgagggtggagcccccatgaagggattagtgcccttataaaagtgatcccagagagctcccttgtccCTTTTGCCTTGTAAGGACCCAGAGAGGAGACTTCCATCTATGAATTAGGAAATGGACCCTCACCAGATGtggaatctgctggcaccttgatgttaggtttccagcctccagaaacacaagaaataaatgtctgtcatTAAGCCATCCAGTCAATGGTATTTTTATAGCAGCCTGACTGGCATGAGACAGAGGGTGAGAGGCTCTCTACCTGACTCCATTCCAGCCTCTCGCCAAGCCCCTCACCTATGAAATGTACATGACATCACATGACATCCTTGAAGGAGGTGTGTACACATCACTACAGCAGTCATCCTGATTTAATGCTTGTTCCATAtgacactgaaaatattttagatggaCCTGAGAGCGTTGGCTACTATTTTAACCAGATTAGCATTTTCAGACCAAAAGCAGGGCTGACAAGAACAAAGACGAGAAAACTCAGAGGGTAAGTTATATGAATCCCTCCAATCCTCAAATGGTCACAAGGACAGACGTGTCCACGGAGAGCCCTGGCCCCAAGCCGACTGACACATGTGAAACCACCAGGTGTGCAGGTAATGTGCCTTGGCCTGGCCTCTACAAAGCAAGATTTCTGGAAATCAATGGATTGTTCTGGAACCAGAAATTCTGCACTCCTGAATCTGCCCATTTAAAAAgcactttagggacttccctggtggcacagtgattaaggatccacctgccaatgcaggggacacaggtttgaaccctggtccgggaaggtcccacatgccatggagcaactaaatcagtgcaccacaactactgagcctgaactctagagtctgagagccacaactactgcatgctgcaactactgaagcccgcgcgcctagagcccatgcttcgcaacaagagaagccaccgcaatgagaagcccacgcagtgcaacaaagagtagcttctgctcgccccagctagagaaagcccatgtgcagcaaaaaagacccaacgcagtcaataaataaataaataaatttataaaaataaataaataaagtaaaaaataaaaataaaaagcacttgaCACTGAATTGTGTCCCATTCATTAACTAGGGGGTCAAACCGTTTAGCAGCTAATGAGATTGATCAATGGTGTGTAATTCAGAAATGATGCACTCCTATTTATGTCTGCTTGTTCAAGAAATGCAGAACACAGGCCCCTCTATGCTGGCAACAAAACAAAGAGGCTTTGTTTTCCTGCCTCTGACAGCAGCCAGCTCAGGAGAGTGTGTGGCTTCCCTTCAGGCTTCCTGAAGTCATGACCATCTGCAGAAGAGATGATAAATTCACTCAATTTGGGTACCTTGAAAACCTGCAGGTCTCAGCAGAGAGCAACCAGGAACACATCTCCCAGAGAGTGAGCACATGCCTCCTTCAAAATAAGAACCCAGCCTTGGTTTATTTCTCCAGCAATCTCTGTAATTGCCCATCAGAAGCCAATTTTTAAAACCAGATTAAAGCCACTCACCAGGAGCAGTTTTGCCCAAGGGcaggaaaaattttaagaactgaTCTGTGACGGCTCTGCATTCATTGAAGCTTCCATAATGTCCTTTTGTGCTTCAAGATTGAATCAAAATGTGTAGGATGGAGGTTCAGCTCAGAATCCAAAGCCAAACTCTTGTGGGCTGGGCAGTGTGTTCTCAATGGAAGGCTTTCAGCCCAAAGTGGACTTTGCCTTTGAGTTGAGGAGGGGAGGGTGCAGCCTCCCTGGTGCAGACTAGACGTCCCCAGCCAACAAATGGAGAGACATGGGGTGCAGAGATCTGGGAGGAGGGGTGATTTGCTGCAGCGAAGGTCTAAGCAGATGATAGAGATACAGAAAAGGCCCTCCCCACCATCCTAGCTGGAGACAATCACATCCATACGGGTTCCTAAATGTATAGTTCCAAAGACACACCCTCAAGCAAA
This window harbors:
- the TACC2 gene encoding transforming acidic coiled-coil-containing protein 2 isoform X1, with protein sequence MGNENSTSGNQQEDSSLNNIILLPPNPEPLQRTSSARSAGSVQPPGNSESAERRLEEKPRGSDCRDLPSVGHGGSRSASESAASSDLCTVSPEVTEPRKHPREARGPEDSPLPSPLEPWELQSLWASVPFAEGPPEGCLASPEAEPEDRSLVQHPQGELSPDAPGHSPAAFVPEGDSSTQSRVVAVTPSSGRERGPKDKEEQKLSSSSAIDQLLGISPAAPEEPMRVQLCGEDGQPGGFGSQGKEAAGGFPLPDSGQEAPKAPAAAQPGQESSANLGESSPKSETPTPQDPAPKCQVEGLPQDFTEDSGFPGACPPTGSSSGAAQEAEAKTASQQQIGAHLLPAELPWDSPGPALAMGANGSWEETLGAPDARGHSQTGGRGDQPEGGPLVSPEPAPRAATGETSPASSLTSQPVAQASVAAEQPREMVSGAEMPVLTDLGEKRAEAELAGQEKHASALGGEEEGPEGDPRELPAPLPPEERGELWNREQSHEVQHGVLPLPAPSASDESARRSPEPKDEAKVPEGLAVAKEESRLPGADPGGQEAASESPEGVDPGNLRGGQPEACGCKADPEVEKDKVSQLTSDAESKGLPSMASAQPLRREVPGHVDRPGSPSNAAWSSLACGMMGEAQVVHASGSLHQLHEQDLRPPSGPDGAGEQVSPEGAVWEGPGLQTKYPDTLQDVGGLGRMDSLPALEAEKSDFLSTPVIEVVPKAQEAESTSEIKMTSHPSVQTPSSRDGEGLLTPPDPRGLGRDTAGQEVHADGPPPPEEENLAVDSGLPTLSLEQDQQGNPSCPGDNGLQVAASERPSLCPENHLQLSQTDPEASIFDTLREKSQQCEGEKETYPDDADFKNLGADSPQIHTPVASWEGMSLPTHGGKEQTSESELQSELSKGSLFDAPGSAPGDTVLENPTTEQSELSALMRPKLPVLGEDGREGGCSGSEPSRSTPAAADTLQDSTLADSLSRKESCCAGQGPNKSQQELVDGLKAGSQHGEARLGDAGISEAADARPPLRDLGKTEKASGNTVGAPPCRPDSVPLLEAAHCPPPPAPASPRVTPAQEAPERDTGDETQDDRQQSELAPQEEMECPTASDAEAPKLPGSFPSAEDQGADAGTAETGGNADRGDLGTQRAPGEPGEAAPSGGFLWTEQCLSTEEEASTSALGEPCQAEQPSASCQDAWLPAQALGGIPEGVVDISAAQPVPDPKRLLPSGPPEAAAPDTPYLHIKGAARKGAEDSGVKAVSSQGPRTPGESPCPIREPLLVLENASSAKVSAGSPASLLQAGTAGGEISAAQASSSSPKAGTFEAPMDSMPYLDRMPFLAKGSQTTGEEKVSKAKPSELPACPASEESTTGDATRERERSGERMVDLPKDPRRGASAGVDTGSKQTGMITDFPDFREHITKIFEKSVLGALTADRPQSTLGEKAGAGKRVMGKDLAVPSPEKLPDGTQGVAITPLPTPPAELWVPSKEKKQELAVEAEISHLSPQESAPEKLLGLARPAAEQNPPGASAGKETSGAPQMLTESKKLEGAGEGWPGLGGQAHAPQESSRQEPASSLSSQATSPEIPVADLQVASQSRGEGDLVHDDGIPSERQQQGPSGHDSQPREDGAQGFSHPGALGDMPVSTSAQGASSPHGDILTVAKAISEPCTPDALRGEKKHGGAAGISETQSALGTQSALEPRAGEVADTPLEPGSGAGAAREAACDIPLSTAETEARVSDDLPETGTTRMFSSVACVLVPPGSHGDPGCSEGALRMEAAAALSGDSPARHPQAEEKPGPELSAPAGDGKVRVSSPPEPDETQDLKLQDLDPEALNTERESPGPGLPTLPLVSEENAPDITDKAISDEARRAGGAESSPVSDDVIQPAALEDPGNPLLAASSPYGDVSGRVSTDLTAQSTPPAAARADLTPPDSEHTCLPSGPAGDGVEASIPCCQRLAKDLSRSSDSEEAFETPESTTPVKAPPAPPPPPPEVIPEPEVSTQPPPEEAGCGSEPVTVPDGHRSSSLEGSPFRPPTQSFSAVFDEDKPIASSGTYNLDFDNIELVDDFQTLEPRCSDPKNQDCKVNSRRKSTDSVLISKSTLSRSLSLQASDFDGASCSANPEATAPAPDAYSTGSSSASSTLKRTKKPRPPSLKKKQTTKKPPETPPVKETQQEPTEESPDLSEENRISETKTESAKTEGSGPASLEESPLEPAAVPKAACPLGSEGAEGAIPPASGGGRVQNSPPVGRKTLPPATASESVEVTPSDTGGQEDSPAKGLSVRLEFDYSEDKGSWDTQQENPPPTKKIGKKPVAKMPLRRPKMKKTPEKLDNTPASPTRSPAEPNDIPIAKGTYTFDIDKWDDPNFNPFSSTSKMQESPKLPQQSYNFDPDACDESIDPFKTCSKTPSSPSKSPASFEIPASAIEADGVDGDGLNKPAKKKKTPLKTDTFRVKKSPKRSPLSDPPSQDPTPAATPESPPVISAVVHATDEEKLAVTSQKWTCMTVDLEADKQDYPEPSDLSTFVNETKFSSPTEELDYRNSYEIEYMEKIGSSLSQDDDAPKKQALYLMFDTSQESPVKSPPVRMSESPTPCSGSSFEETEALVNAGAKIQHPVARGLAPNQEPHLQVPEKSSQKELDAMALGTASEVIEITAAEGSFASADALLSRLAHPASLCGALDYLEPDLAEKNPPVFAQKLQEELEFAIMRIEALKLARQITLASRSRQETKREAAHPTDVSISKTALYSRIGTVEAEKPAGLLFQQPDRDSALQIARAEIITKEREVSEWKGKYEESRREVMEMRKIVAEYEKTIAQMIEDEQREKSVSHQTVQQLVLEKEQALADLNSVEKSLADLFRRYEKMKEVLEGFRKNEEVLKKCAQEYLSRVKKEEQRYQALKVHAEEKLDRANAEIAQVRGKAQQEQAAYQASLRKEQLRVDALERTLEQKNKEIEELTKICDELIAKMGKS